DNA sequence from the Geothermobacter hydrogeniphilus genome:
CAAAGGGGGGCGGATAAAACGGGAATGCCTTGCGTGTCCGGGGATCCGGATTTCGGCAAGGCGTGAACAACAGGTCCAGCTGCGCCTGCAGCTTCTCCTCCTGACAACACCCGACGAGAATTTTGCAGGCCGTTTTCAATTCGCGGCGCAACTGCAGCAACACGTCCGGCCCCAGCTCAAAATCACTGTCGAATTCGAGTTGAAAACGCACATGGACGTAGTCAACCTGCCTCAGGGCCTGGGTATCGAACCATTCCATCGCGTCAGACTAACAAAAAAAGGGCGGATCCGAAAGGACCCGCCCATAAAAGCTGGATACAGAGGAGTTAATCCTGGGCGCCTTTCGGCAGCGCCTTGATCAGCTCCTTGTTCAGGTACGAGATAAAAGCGGTCTTGACCCCTTTCGGGCAGGCGGCTTCACACTCGTAGTGGTTGGTGCAGTTACCGAAACCTTCGAGGTCATGGGCGGCAATCATTGCCTTGACCCGGCGGGCGCCTTCCGGCTTACCCTGCGGCAGCATATTCAGGTGCGCCACCTTGGCGGCGGTAAAGAGCATCCCCGAGGCATTCGGGCAGGCGGCGACACAGGCGCCGCAGCCGATGCACTCGGCAGCATCCATGGCCCGGTCGAGCTGCCATTTCGGAATCGGGTGATCGTTGGCATCCGGAGCCCCGCCGCAGGTGATCGAGGTATAGCCATAGGCCTGCATGATGCGGTCGAAGGCACCGCGATCAACCATCAGGTCCTTCTCAATCGGAAAGGCCTTCGAGCGCCAGGGCTCGATGAAGATGGTGTCGCCATCGTTGAAACGACGCATGTGCAGCTGGCAGACGGTGACCAGCTCTTCAGGACCGTGGGGGACACCGTTGATCACCTGGGAACACATGCCGCAGATGCCCTCACGACAATCGTGATCGAAGACGATCGGCTCGATCCCCTGCTTGATCAGCTGCTCGTTGGTCACGTCGAGCATTTCGAGAAAAGACATGTCCGGAGAAATACCTTTGGTCTCGTAACGCTCCATTTTTCCGGGTGCTTTGGCATTGGCCTGCCGCCACACGTACAGCGTAAGATTCATCGTTTTCTCGGACATTATTTGTAACTCCTCTGGGCAAGAT
Encoded proteins:
- a CDS encoding succinate dehydrogenase/fumarate reductase iron-sulfur subunit, translating into MNLTLYVWRQANAKAPGKMERYETKGISPDMSFLEMLDVTNEQLIKQGIEPIVFDHDCREGICGMCSQVINGVPHGPEELVTVCQLHMRRFNDGDTIFIEPWRSKAFPIEKDLMVDRGAFDRIMQAYGYTSITCGGAPDANDHPIPKWQLDRAMDAAECIGCGACVAACPNASGMLFTAAKVAHLNMLPQGKPEGARRVKAMIAAHDLEGFGNCTNHYECEAACPKGVKTAFISYLNKELIKALPKGAQD